Proteins found in one Mycoplasmopsis citelli genomic segment:
- the lysS gene encoding lysine--tRNA ligase: protein MENKLTEQEQIRRNKLQTYKELNINPFAKANDLEKLTYSDQIINENLEFSKEQLEEKLTKYAITGRILTMRGPFILVKDYHGKIQVYFNKKANEELGKFVATFDLGDIIYVEGVAMKTHTGEVTLKATNIKLLTKALKPLPDKYHGLADVEERYRHRYVDLIVNEESLKTFWIRSKIISAIRDYFDNLEYMEVETPFLHDYLSGASAKPFKTFHNALDQEFILRIATEIPLKKLLVGGVDRVYEIGRIFRNEGIDTTHNPEFTSIEFYEAYSNLEGMMNRTEELIKSIAKKLGKEKVINKGVQINLDQPFQRINMVDAVSQATGVDFRNIDFAQAVQIAQKHKIKVEKFFKLGHIINELFEALIEETLIQPTFVTGHPIEISPLTAKSEDPRFTERAELFINTKEYANMYTELSDPIDQLKRFEDQLNEKNSGNDEASDIDWDFVEALEYGFPPAGGCGIGIDRLTMLLTEKDSIRDVLLFPTMKRKHNAK from the coding sequence ATGGAGAATAAACTCACTGAACAAGAACAAATAAGAAGAAATAAATTACAAACTTATAAAGAATTAAATATCAATCCTTTTGCAAAAGCAAATGATTTAGAAAAATTAACTTATTCTGACCAAATAATTAATGAAAATTTAGAGTTTTCAAAAGAACAATTAGAAGAAAAATTAACAAAATACGCTATTACTGGTCGGATTTTAACTATGAGAGGTCCTTTTATTTTAGTTAAGGATTATCACGGAAAAATTCAAGTTTACTTTAATAAAAAAGCAAATGAAGAACTTGGAAAATTTGTTGCTACTTTTGATTTAGGGGACATTATTTATGTTGAAGGTGTGGCAATGAAAACTCACACTGGTGAAGTAACTTTAAAAGCAACTAATATTAAGTTACTTACTAAAGCACTCAAACCTCTTCCTGATAAATACCATGGTCTTGCTGATGTTGAAGAAAGATATCGTCATAGATATGTTGATTTAATTGTTAATGAAGAGAGTTTAAAAACTTTTTGAATTAGAAGCAAAATCATTAGTGCAATTCGTGATTATTTTGACAATCTTGAATACATGGAAGTTGAGACTCCTTTTTTGCATGATTATCTTTCTGGAGCTAGTGCTAAACCTTTCAAAACCTTTCATAATGCTCTTGATCAAGAGTTTATTTTACGAATTGCTACAGAAATTCCACTTAAAAAACTTTTAGTTGGTGGAGTTGATCGAGTTTATGAAATTGGAAGAATTTTTCGAAACGAAGGAATAGATACAACCCATAATCCTGAATTTACTTCAATAGAGTTTTATGAAGCTTACTCAAACTTAGAAGGAATGATGAATCGCACAGAAGAATTAATTAAAAGTATTGCTAAAAAACTTGGAAAAGAAAAAGTAATTAATAAAGGGGTGCAGATAAATTTAGATCAACCATTTCAAAGAATAAACATGGTTGATGCAGTTTCTCAAGCTACAGGGGTAGATTTTCGAAATATTGATTTTGCACAAGCAGTTCAAATAGCTCAAAAACACAAAATTAAAGTAGAAAAATTCTTTAAATTAGGTCATATTATCAACGAACTTTTTGAAGCTTTAATTGAAGAAACATTAATCCAACCAACTTTTGTAACTGGGCATCCAATTGAGATTTCTCCACTAACAGCAAAAAGCGAAGATCCACGTTTTACCGAAAGAGCAGAGTTATTTATTAACACTAAAGAATACGCAAATATGTACACTGAGCTTAGTGATCCAATAGATCAATTAAAACGTTTTGAAGATCAGTTAAATGAAAAAAATAGCGGAAATGATGAAGCTAGTGATATTGACTGAGACTTTGTCGAAGCTCTTGAATATGGATTCCCTCCAGCTGGTGGATGTGGAATTGGCATTGACCGTTTAACTATGCTTTTAACTGAAAAAGATTCAATTCGAGACGTTCTATTATTCCCTACTATGAAAAGAAAACACAATGCAAAATAA
- a CDS encoding Cof-type HAD-IIB family hydrolase, whose protein sequence is MQNKYLFAFDLDGTLLKRNGTIDPLTQQALTYSEQKGHYNVLATGRGILKVKHLIKNKIIQNIHFAVCSNGSIIWDVNNDKINIYGKLSKEVYYKVRKYALEHELLLNFDTDVLNGTLVATKNQNQYPTWMTDDEKKRLKIFNRLKLEQCDDLSNLNSTNLLQMSLKSSTELWPIVTNKLKEELKDQAIVCLTNFNYTDINPIGISKYQGIKKLLGNLNLSKENLIAFGDSGNDCEMLRNSRFGFCMSNGTPEAKNIASEIIGDHESDTIGKKIFELINQTN, encoded by the coding sequence ATGCAAAATAAATATTTATTTGCTTTTGACTTAGATGGTACTTTATTAAAAAGAAACGGGACAATTGATCCTCTTACTCAACAAGCTCTTACATACAGTGAGCAAAAAGGACATTATAATGTGCTTGCAACCGGACGAGGAATTTTAAAAGTTAAACATTTAATTAAAAATAAAATAATTCAAAATATTCATTTTGCTGTGTGTTCAAATGGTTCGATAATTTGAGACGTAAATAACGATAAAATCAATATTTATGGAAAACTCTCAAAAGAAGTTTATTATAAAGTTAGAAAATATGCATTAGAACATGAATTATTATTAAATTTTGATACTGATGTTCTAAATGGTACATTAGTTGCTACTAAAAATCAAAATCAATATCCTACATGAATGACCGATGATGAGAAAAAACGCTTAAAAATCTTTAATCGATTAAAATTAGAACAGTGTGATGATCTTTCGAATTTAAATTCAACTAATCTTTTACAAATGTCATTAAAAAGTTCAACGGAGCTTTGACCAATAGTAACTAACAAGTTAAAAGAAGAACTTAAAGACCAAGCAATTGTTTGTTTAACTAATTTTAATTACACAGATATAAATCCAATTGGAATTTCTAAATATCAAGGAATTAAGAAGTTATTAGGAAATTTAAATTTATCTAAAGAGAATTTAATTGCATTTGGAGATAGTGGTAATGATTGCGAAATGTTACGAAATTCTCGTTTTGGTTTCTGTATGTCAAATGGAACTCCGGAAGCAAAAAATATAGCAAGTGAAATTATCGGAGATCACGAAAGTGATACTATAGGTAAAAAAATATTTGAATTAATAAACCAAACTAATTAA
- a CDS encoding beta/alpha barrel domain-containing protein, producing MKFALSFCAVDTFKALKIFDKLTKLGLKHIHMDFMDGIFVENFGATFEQASALIKRYPNVHFDAHVMTSEPIKLVDKLIQVGFKTIFLPSNLVDFNKFQQLVSNYPNISFGIMLEALNNPNDFKNIILESQKILVMTIDKIGGTGQPLNINLLSKIKEIKNINSNIEIYSDGGLRTNNAIEFSKNHVDVAVGGSIIFSFKGNISIFFNWWKDNFNEFSNSNDNYLK from the coding sequence ATGAAATTTGCACTTTCTTTTTGTGCTGTTGATACATTTAAAGCACTAAAAATATTTGATAAATTAACAAAATTAGGTTTAAAGCACATTCATATGGATTTTATGGATGGAATTTTTGTTGAAAATTTTGGAGCTACTTTTGAACAAGCATCAGCTTTAATCAAAAGATATCCAAATGTTCATTTTGATGCTCATGTAATGACATCTGAACCAATAAAATTAGTAGATAAATTAATTCAAGTGGGATTTAAAACTATTTTTCTTCCTTCAAATTTAGTGGATTTTAATAAATTTCAGCAATTAGTGAGTAATTATCCAAATATATCATTTGGAATTATGCTAGAAGCTTTAAATAATCCCAATGATTTCAAAAATATTATTTTAGAATCACAAAAAATTCTTGTAATGACCATTGATAAAATCGGTGGAACTGGACAACCTTTAAATATTAACTTGCTTAGTAAAATCAAAGAAATAAAAAATATTAATTCGAATATTGAAATATATTCAGATGGTGGACTAAGAACTAATAATGCAATAGAATTTTCAAAAAATCATGTAGATGTTGCTGTTGGAGGATCGATAATTTTTTCATTTAAAGGTAATATTTCTATATTTTTTAATTGATGAAAGGATAATTTTAATGAATTTTCTAACTCTAACGACAATTATCTTAAGTAG
- a CDS encoding PTS sugar transporter subunit IIA: protein MKLFDPQLMQYMDKKVSWKEAIHLGVNMLVKQNKATQKLEEEILLSTEKFGAYYVLEKGIALLHAPAGEYCLKAATSTLILNEEIIFNNQPDKVAKIIITLSAPDNNSHFELISEFGNYFMNQEFKQKALNVKSKQEFLDLITQFGEKYEL from the coding sequence ATGAAATTATTTGACCCACAATTAATGCAGTATATGGATAAAAAGGTGTCTTGAAAAGAAGCTATTCACCTTGGAGTAAATATGCTTGTTAAACAAAATAAAGCAACCCAAAAGTTAGAAGAAGAAATTTTGCTTTCAACTGAGAAATTTGGAGCTTATTATGTTCTTGAAAAAGGAATTGCTTTATTGCATGCTCCAGCTGGAGAATACTGCTTAAAAGCTGCTACTTCTACTTTAATTTTAAACGAAGAAATTATTTTTAACAACCAGCCTGATAAGGTAGCAAAAATTATTATTACTCTTTCAGCTCCAGATAATAACTCACATTTTGAGCTTATTTCAGAATTTGGAAATTATTTTATGAATCAAGAATTTAAGCAAAAAGCTTTAAATGTAAAGTCAAAACAAGAATTTTTAGATTTAATCACACAATTTGGAGAAAAATATGAACTTTAA
- a CDS encoding PTS sugar transporter subunit IIB: MNFKCVCGSGLGSSLLLEMNVKSVLDSLGVQYESVEHTNISSFDKKGVDYVIVGADVAPVLDFPAEKMVVLTNILSKEELTTKLKKLLNLN, from the coding sequence ATGAACTTTAAGTGTGTTTGTGGATCAGGTCTTGGTTCATCTTTATTACTTGAGATGAATGTAAAAAGTGTTTTAGATTCACTTGGTGTTCAATATGAATCAGTTGAACATACTAACATCTCTTCTTTTGATAAAAAAGGAGTTGATTATGTAATTGTTGGAGCTGATGTAGCTCCGGTTTTAGATTTTCCTGCAGAAAAAATGGTAGTATTAACAAACATTTTATCTAAAGAAGAATTAACTACTAAATTAAAAAAATTATTAAATCTTAATTAG
- a CDS encoding PTS ascorbate transporter subunit IIC produces MPFLFWMLNFLKAFVGTPALLVGIFTMIGALVLRKKASQVVISTFKVIVGFLILGGGAGVLVGSLNQFQPVFQSVYSLNGIIPNNDAFAGALSSALPSIATLGSIIMLVSMLLNMLLALTSRFKYVYLSGHVLYYSSLMLAAIMYVIGFDFENNAGDFALALLTSSSLMAIYMVLSPAVQQRYMKQIIGSDEIALGHTGGFGYALSGLIGEGIYKLKKGKVLSTEEIKFPQSLYFFRNTLVSISITVFVFYLAAFLPGGILYELGKITQENSPAAYGVLSSGNWVITMFVQAFTFTAGVEIILAGVRLFVGELVPMYKGFSDKLIKNSKAAVDCPVVFPYAPNAVIIGFISSFFAGIIGMFITIGLGKASLIPAVVLPGLVPHFFLGATSGVFGNVKGGVIGAIVGPFVGGLIITFIPVFFVLGNWAPTATNQLGSLITSNNAVNTSVASLNWGDTDYLIGYVPGVLGLIPKAGKFVAFGVILLTYLGLATDGLIKKIINRKRNKDNLANV; encoded by the coding sequence ATGCCTTTCTTATTTTGAATGCTTAATTTTTTAAAAGCATTTGTTGGAACTCCGGCATTACTGGTTGGGATTTTCACTATGATTGGTGCTTTAGTTTTACGAAAAAAAGCATCACAAGTGGTTATTAGTACCTTTAAAGTAATTGTTGGATTTTTAATTTTAGGAGGTGGAGCTGGTGTATTAGTTGGTTCATTAAACCAATTTCAACCTGTTTTTCAATCTGTATATTCATTAAATGGAATTATTCCAAATAATGATGCTTTTGCAGGTGCCTTATCTAGTGCTCTTCCATCAATTGCAACATTAGGATCAATTATTATGCTTGTATCAATGTTGCTTAATATGCTTTTAGCATTAACTTCTCGTTTTAAATATGTTTATTTATCTGGTCACGTTTTATATTACAGTTCGCTAATGCTCGCTGCAATTATGTACGTAATTGGATTTGATTTTGAAAATAATGCTGGAGATTTTGCACTTGCATTACTTACTTCTTCAAGCTTAATGGCTATTTACATGGTGCTTTCTCCAGCAGTACAACAAAGATATATGAAACAAATTATTGGAAGTGACGAAATTGCTTTAGGTCACACTGGTGGATTTGGTTATGCACTTTCAGGACTTATTGGAGAAGGAATTTATAAACTTAAAAAAGGAAAAGTTTTATCAACTGAAGAAATTAAATTCCCTCAGTCACTTTACTTTTTCAGAAACACTTTAGTGTCTATTTCGATAACTGTGTTTGTCTTTTATTTAGCGGCTTTTTTGCCTGGTGGAATTTTATATGAACTAGGAAAAATTACGCAAGAAAACTCTCCGGCAGCTTATGGAGTGCTTTCAAGTGGTAATTGAGTAATTACCATGTTTGTTCAAGCATTCACATTCACTGCAGGGGTTGAAATTATTTTAGCAGGGGTAAGATTATTTGTTGGAGAGCTAGTTCCAATGTATAAAGGATTTAGTGACAAACTAATTAAAAACTCAAAAGCAGCTGTGGATTGTCCGGTAGTATTTCCATATGCACCAAATGCTGTAATAATTGGCTTTATATCTTCATTTTTTGCTGGTATAATTGGTATGTTCATAACAATTGGACTTGGGAAAGCATCTCTAATTCCTGCTGTTGTTCTTCCTGGACTAGTTCCTCACTTTTTCTTAGGTGCTACTTCTGGGGTTTTTGGTAATGTCAAAGGTGGTGTTATTGGTGCAATTGTTGGGCCTTTTGTTGGAGGTTTAATTATCACCTTTATTCCAGTTTTCTTTGTTTTAGGAAACTGAGCACCAACAGCAACCAACCAATTAGGTTCGCTAATTACAAGCAATAACGCTGTAAATACATCAGTAGCTTCTCTAAACTGAGGAGATACTGATTATTTAATTGGGTATGTTCCTGGAGTGTTAGGATTAATACCAAAAGCAGGAAAATTTGTAGCTTTTGGAGTTATTTTACTAACTTACTTAGGATTAGCAACCGATGGACTTATTAAAAAAATAATTAATCGTAAAAGAAATAAGGACAATCTTGCAAATGTATAA
- a CDS encoding transketolase-like TK C-terminal-containing protein — MYKKQFTHKEFIANMRAVAIDGINNAHQGHIGMALGASELFYSMVGEVLKFSPKHPRWFNRDRFVLSAGHGSMGLYSLYHLMGLLTLDDIKAHKLYDSKTPSHPEIEKLHYIDASTGPLGQGVAMGVGMAYSNKYLSNQFNQKDFKIIDHNVFVLCGDGDLQEGVALESLAFAGTNKLSSLIVVHDYNNMQIDTSATEVNNVDFEKYFESIKFNTIILKNNKPENIIEALKKAQKSTRPTYIQVRTTIAFGTKVADTPKGHNGILSEKDTIEYKENLGLSHTNVFEYDPKAYDFGAKLLKSKANLYARWEKKLAQYKEKYPQLAVKLEKILNKEKSFDFSGFKFQKTNVATRDYVDEIMKFMDTHHQNFVGGSADLRGATKVGFDSDKNIKYGIREFAMSAINNGINLHSGLTTFGATFLVFADYAKAALRLGSIMELPNITVFSHDSYQVGGDGPTHQPVEQVTALRSIPNYLVFRPADENEMLNSFKYALALKNTPSAIISTRQPLKSFNLQKDDFKAAYYVHHARNAQVNLLASGSEVELVDKVAQKLAKDGIKANVISVPSLQLLLKDEKLIENLSLDKLPNFAVEATNDPLWFKLAKYNKFDAHLAHDFGHSAPGDFVYELNGFTKENILAKVKSFLSK; from the coding sequence ATGTATAAAAAACAATTTACTCACAAAGAATTTATAGCTAATATGCGTGCTGTCGCAATTGATGGAATTAACAATGCTCACCAAGGTCACATTGGAATGGCTCTTGGAGCATCAGAACTTTTTTACTCAATGGTTGGAGAAGTATTAAAATTCTCGCCAAAACATCCAAGATGATTTAACCGTGATCGTTTTGTTCTTTCGGCTGGACACGGTTCAATGGGACTTTATTCACTTTATCATCTAATGGGATTGCTTACTTTAGATGATATTAAAGCTCACAAACTTTATGATTCAAAAACCCCTTCGCACCCAGAAATTGAAAAGCTTCATTACATTGATGCTTCAACTGGACCACTTGGTCAAGGGGTTGCTATGGGTGTTGGGATGGCTTATAGTAATAAATATTTAAGCAACCAATTCAACCAAAAAGATTTTAAAATTATCGATCATAATGTTTTTGTATTATGTGGAGATGGTGATTTACAAGAAGGGGTTGCTTTAGAATCACTTGCTTTTGCTGGAACTAATAAATTAAGTTCACTTATTGTTGTTCATGATTACAACAATATGCAAATTGATACTTCTGCAACTGAAGTTAATAATGTTGATTTTGAAAAATATTTTGAATCAATTAAATTTAATACCATTATTTTGAAAAATAATAAACCAGAAAATATTATTGAAGCTCTTAAAAAAGCTCAAAAAAGCACTCGACCAACATATATTCAAGTTCGCACAACTATTGCTTTTGGGACCAAAGTTGCTGATACCCCAAAAGGACACAATGGAATTTTAAGTGAAAAAGATACTATTGAATATAAAGAAAATTTAGGTTTAAGTCATACAAATGTTTTTGAATATGACCCTAAAGCATATGATTTTGGTGCTAAATTACTTAAATCTAAAGCTAATTTATACGCTCGTTGAGAAAAAAAATTAGCTCAATACAAAGAAAAATATCCACAACTTGCAGTTAAATTAGAAAAAATTCTAAATAAAGAAAAATCGTTTGATTTTTCAGGATTTAAATTCCAAAAAACCAATGTTGCAACTAGAGATTATGTTGATGAAATTATGAAGTTTATGGATACACATCACCAAAACTTTGTAGGTGGATCAGCTGATTTAAGAGGAGCAACCAAAGTTGGATTTGATTCAGATAAAAACATTAAATATGGAATTAGAGAATTTGCTATGAGTGCAATTAATAACGGAATTAATCTTCACTCAGGATTAACTACCTTTGGAGCAACTTTTTTAGTATTTGCTGATTATGCAAAAGCAGCTCTTAGATTAGGTTCGATTATGGAATTACCTAATATTACTGTTTTTAGTCATGATTCATATCAAGTTGGAGGTGATGGACCAACTCACCAACCAGTTGAGCAAGTCACTGCATTGCGTAGCATTCCAAATTACCTTGTTTTTAGACCTGCTGATGAAAATGAAATGCTTAACTCATTTAAATATGCTCTAGCATTAAAAAATACTCCATCGGCAATTATTTCAACTCGTCAACCACTAAAATCATTTAACTTACAAAAAGATGATTTTAAAGCAGCTTATTATGTTCACCACGCAAGAAATGCTCAGGTTAATTTACTTGCTAGTGGTTCTGAAGTTGAATTAGTTGATAAAGTTGCTCAAAAATTAGCTAAAGACGGAATTAAAGCCAACGTAATTTCGGTGCCTTCTTTACAATTATTGCTTAAAGACGAAAAATTAATTGAAAATTTAAGTTTAGACAAATTACCTAACTTTGCTGTTGAAGCAACTAATGATCCATTATGATTCAAACTAGCTAAATATAACAAATTTGACGCTCATTTAGCACATGATTTTGGACATTCAGCTCCTGGTGATTTTGTTTATGAATTAAATGGATTTACAAAAGAAAACATATTAGCTAAAGTAAAAAGTTTTTTATCTAAATAA
- a CDS encoding thioredoxin family protein codes for MVKDSTKNEVLETVKSGFHLVVFHAKWCGMCKMFGPVLEELAQKDKVSVLKVDVDNEKEYASQERVQSIPYVLVYKDGQIVHKMLGYRPYEQLKEDLEPYL; via the coding sequence ATGGTTAAAGATTCTACAAAAAACGAGGTTTTAGAAACTGTTAAAAGCGGATTTCATTTAGTTGTATTCCACGCAAAATGGTGTGGAATGTGTAAAATGTTTGGGCCTGTTCTTGAAGAATTAGCTCAAAAAGATAAAGTTAGTGTTTTAAAAGTAGACGTTGATAATGAAAAAGAATACGCAAGTCAAGAAAGAGTTCAATCAATTCCTTATGTACTTGTTTACAAAGATGGACAAATTGTACACAAAATGCTTGGATACAGACCTTACGAACAACTTAAAGAAGATTTAGAACCTTATTTATAA
- a CDS encoding phosphotransferase, which yields MSNLVEKHLNLVNDALTKQGISKIDLMKLEYEGFHNYTYLAQINDKKYQVRIKKNFLKEQSNSEKQYYLKDKETLYYDENLLIREWFEGETLENLKLTKEIQVAVLKHLKEFSNKDINVEEFDWFEQKINLKEYSEIIKKFKNKPKILQHGDLALKNILINKQNQVKFIDLEWIRLNFIGFDAATLYKEGFDEKLILENLEITKEEFKDLLFICDTFNNYVYKINYIPKIKEEVKKIQPIESFSKSSYRLNDKIVQFKNDSNLFLIKELGNEDFLAPILYEDEKLILRKWIPEQKFHFCKGNLRRLSTKIKKFHQLPNQQKYIIDQFIFNLYQKFQSNKWVQSINQNIIDKIFMNLKNPQNLVLSHNDLHPGNIIMSNNDGRFKFIDLVNASLNSKYFDLAYLSTNLNLNEDKELHLLKCYDKKSSVEEFYKYKCIVNFYGLLWSLELKDFSMLEVNLSNINKYQQYL from the coding sequence ATGAGTAATTTAGTTGAAAAACATTTAAACTTAGTTAATGATGCTTTAACAAAACAAGGTATAAGTAAGATTGATTTAATGAAATTAGAATATGAAGGTTTTCATAATTACACATATTTAGCTCAAATAAATGACAAAAAATACCAAGTTCGTATTAAAAAAAATTTTTTAAAAGAACAAAGCAATTCTGAGAAACAGTATTATTTAAAAGATAAAGAAACTCTTTATTATGATGAAAATTTACTTATTAGAGAATGATTTGAGGGAGAAACTTTAGAAAATTTGAAACTAACAAAAGAAATTCAAGTTGCTGTTTTAAAGCACTTAAAAGAATTTTCAAATAAAGACATTAATGTAGAAGAATTTGACTGATTTGAGCAAAAAATCAATCTAAAAGAATATAGTGAAATTATTAAAAAATTTAAAAATAAGCCAAAAATACTTCAGCATGGTGATTTAGCTTTGAAAAATATTTTAATAAACAAGCAAAACCAAGTTAAATTTATTGACTTAGAATGAATTAGATTAAATTTTATAGGTTTTGATGCAGCAACTTTATACAAAGAGGGTTTTGATGAAAAACTAATCTTAGAAAATTTAGAAATTACTAAAGAAGAATTTAAAGATTTATTATTTATTTGTGATACTTTTAATAATTATGTTTATAAAATAAATTACATCCCAAAAATCAAAGAAGAAGTAAAAAAAATACAGCCAATAGAATCTTTTTCAAAAAGTTCATATCGCTTAAACGATAAAATTGTTCAATTTAAAAATGATTCGAATTTATTTTTAATCAAAGAACTAGGAAATGAAGATTTTTTAGCTCCAATTTTATATGAAGATGAAAAATTAATTTTAAGAAAATGAATTCCTGAGCAAAAATTTCATTTTTGCAAAGGTAATTTAAGACGATTGTCCACAAAAATTAAGAAGTTTCATCAGCTTCCCAATCAGCAAAAATATATAATTGACCAATTTATTTTTAATCTTTATCAAAAGTTTCAAAGCAATAAATGAGTACAAAGTATCAATCAAAACATTATTGATAAAATTTTTATGAATTTAAAAAATCCACAAAATTTAGTTCTATCACATAATGATTTACACCCTGGAAATATTATTATGAGTAATAATGACGGAAGGTTTAAATTCATTGATTTAGTTAATGCTTCGCTTAACAGTAAATACTTTGATTTAGCCTATTTGAGTACAAATTTAAATTTAAATGAAGATAAAGAGTTACATTTACTTAAATGTTATGATAAAAAATCTTCCGTTGAAGAATTTTATAAATATAAGTGTATTGTAAATTTTTATGGACTTTTATGAAGTTTGGAGTTAAAAGATTTTTCAATGCTTGAAGTTAATTTATCAAATATTAATAAATATCAACAATATTTATAA
- a CDS encoding ribonuclease HII, with amino-acid sequence MLDYEKRFLSTKKVIAGCDEAGRGSWAGPLVAACVIMPYNREIKGINDSKKLSPLKRLELFEEIFDHALEVQICSRSVEDINNSNPKEQSKIAMTNCINQMKISPEVVITDFEKIFVHLEQINLVKGDQKSYNVAAASIIAKVYRDNLMIELDKKYPGYGFANHKGYGTKKHKEAIDKKGIIPIHRIKYKPIKEHILKVSKF; translated from the coding sequence ATGTTAGATTATGAAAAACGATTTTTATCTACTAAAAAAGTAATAGCAGGATGCGATGAAGCAGGAAGAGGTTCTTGAGCTGGTCCGCTAGTTGCCGCTTGTGTAATAATGCCTTATAATCGCGAAATTAAAGGCATTAACGATTCAAAAAAATTAAGTCCTTTAAAAAGACTTGAGCTTTTTGAAGAAATTTTTGACCACGCTTTAGAAGTACAAATTTGTTCAAGAAGTGTTGAGGATATTAATAATTCAAACCCTAAAGAACAATCAAAAATAGCAATGACCAATTGCATTAATCAAATGAAAATTAGTCCAGAAGTAGTTATTACTGATTTTGAAAAAATCTTTGTTCATTTAGAACAAATTAATTTAGTTAAAGGGGACCAAAAATCTTATAATGTTGCAGCTGCAAGCATTATTGCAAAGGTATATCGCGATAATTTAATGATTGAACTTGATAAAAAATATCCAGGTTATGGATTTGCAAATCACAAAGGCTATGGAACCAAAAAGCATAAAGAAGCTATTGATAAAAAAGGTATTATTCCAATTCATCGAATTAAGTACAAACCTATTAAAGAACACATTTTAAAAGTAAGCAAATTTTAG